The following proteins are co-located in the Barnesiella propionica genome:
- a CDS encoding Fur family transcriptional regulator has protein sequence MSDIYLDRLNRREIKPTAMRLLILRTMMQFERAFCLLDLETELDTVDKSTLSRTITLFLKHRLIHCIDDGSGSLKYSVCGNDCDCSLNDLHAHFCCQKCHKTFCFRSIHVPTVDLPQGFTVESINYVLKGLCSECSRKINATE, from the coding sequence ATGAGCGATATATATTTAGACCGGTTGAACCGCAGGGAAATAAAGCCGACGGCCATGCGGCTGCTGATTCTTCGGACAATGATGCAATTCGAACGGGCATTTTGTCTGCTCGATCTTGAAACAGAGTTAGATACGGTAGATAAATCAACTCTTTCGAGAACGATAACTTTGTTTCTGAAACACCGGCTTATACATTGCATTGACGATGGTTCTGGCTCGCTTAAATATTCGGTATGCGGTAATGATTGTGATTGTTCTTTAAACGATTTACATGCTCATTTTTGCTGCCAAAAATGTCATAAAACATTTTGTTTCAGAAGTATTCATGTTCCTACGGTCGATTTGCCACAGGGTTTCACCGTAGAAAGTATCAATTATGTTCTTAAAGGATTGTGCAGCGAATGTTCCCGGAAAATAAACGCAACTGAATAA
- a CDS encoding tetratricopeptide repeat protein gives MAESWEIDIDNKEFKDALSLIQFTSQSVFLTGKAGTGKSTFLKYICAHTRKKHIILAPTGVAAINAGGSTIHSFFKMPFRPILPDDPDLSLTNGRIFEFLKYTKKHRQLIREVELVIIDEISMVRADMVDFIDRVLRVFSGNMRLPFGGKQLLFVGDIFQLEPVVTSDTRDILSRFYKNAFFFSARVFSEISLVPIELRKVYRQSDERFVHLLDKIRSNTVSDTELKELNNRYKPMYEPVVDDFSITLATRRDQVDYINDKRLSELDEDKYFFEGEIKGDFPEGSLPTPLELELKKGAQVIFIKNDTERRWVNGTVGLISDIADDRIFVVLETGEEYEVERDVWENIRYTYNEKEKRIEEKVLGTFIQFPLRLAWAITVHKSQGLTFNRVIVDFTGGAFAGGQTYVALSRCVSLEGIVLKKEITPRDIFINPEIVKFSQSFNDRQLIERSLKLAQADRLYKEASFSFDKGDFDAFLRQFFEAIHSRYDIEKPNIKRFIRKKLNIITRLKEENRMLREKLYSRQEMLQKYAYEYYLLGNECITKAHDTRAALANFDKALSLDPMLVDAWVRKGVTLADVGEYNEAAGCFNEAVRLSPRYFKALYNRGKLRYKLEDFDGAVSDLSKSVDLKPQNATAHDRLGDAFSKLGNVDMATRHWVIAETLRENKQRK, from the coding sequence ATGGCCGAAAGTTGGGAAATAGATATTGATAATAAGGAATTTAAGGATGCGTTGAGCCTGATACAATTTACTTCGCAATCGGTTTTTTTGACGGGAAAGGCCGGGACGGGAAAGTCGACGTTTCTAAAATATATATGCGCTCATACGCGAAAGAAACATATTATATTGGCTCCTACGGGAGTGGCGGCGATAAATGCCGGCGGCAGTACGATTCATTCATTCTTTAAAATGCCCTTCAGGCCTATTTTACCGGACGATCCTGATCTGAGTCTGACGAACGGGCGAATATTCGAATTCCTTAAATACACTAAAAAACATCGTCAGTTGATTCGGGAAGTTGAGCTGGTCATTATAGACGAGATATCTATGGTCCGGGCCGATATGGTTGATTTTATAGATCGGGTATTACGTGTTTTCTCAGGTAACATGAGGCTGCCTTTCGGTGGAAAACAATTGCTTTTCGTCGGGGATATTTTTCAATTAGAGCCGGTTGTGACATCCGATACCAGGGATATTCTGAGCCGGTTTTACAAAAATGCGTTTTTCTTTTCGGCACGTGTCTTTTCTGAAATATCATTGGTTCCCATAGAACTGAGAAAAGTTTACCGCCAGAGCGATGAGCGTTTTGTTCATCTATTGGATAAGATAAGGAGCAATACGGTTTCCGATACGGAGCTGAAAGAGTTGAATAATCGTTATAAACCTATGTACGAGCCTGTTGTCGATGATTTTAGTATAACTCTTGCTACGCGTCGTGATCAGGTAGATTATATAAATGACAAACGCTTGTCTGAACTGGATGAGGACAAATATTTTTTCGAAGGAGAAATTAAGGGCGATTTTCCGGAAGGAAGTTTGCCTACACCTTTGGAGCTTGAACTGAAAAAAGGAGCCCAGGTCATTTTTATCAAAAATGATACCGAAAGGCGTTGGGTGAACGGTACGGTAGGTCTTATATCGGATATTGCCGATGACAGGATATTCGTCGTGCTTGAGACGGGAGAGGAATATGAGGTAGAACGGGACGTTTGGGAAAATATACGTTATACTTATAATGAAAAAGAAAAACGTATTGAAGAAAAAGTTCTGGGAACGTTTATTCAGTTTCCGTTGCGTCTGGCGTGGGCCATTACTGTACATAAAAGCCAGGGACTGACATTTAACCGGGTGATCGTCGATTTTACCGGTGGAGCTTTTGCAGGAGGCCAGACCTATGTGGCGTTAAGCCGTTGCGTATCACTGGAAGGGATTGTTCTGAAAAAGGAGATTACGCCGCGGGATATTTTTATAAACCCTGAGATTGTTAAGTTTAGCCAAAGTTTTAATGACCGTCAGTTAATAGAACGTTCTTTGAAACTGGCACAGGCCGACCGTCTTTACAAAGAGGCATCCTTCAGTTTTGACAAAGGTGATTTCGATGCGTTTTTACGTCAGTTTTTTGAAGCTATACATTCCCGCTATGATATAGAAAAGCCCAACATAAAACGTTTTATCCGGAAAAAGTTAAATATTATTACCCGGCTTAAAGAAGAGAACCGTATGTTACGCGAAAAATTATATTCCCGTCAGGAAATGTTGCAAAAGTATGCGTACGAGTATTATCTGTTAGGAAACGAATGCATTACGAAGGCTCACGATACCCGGGCGGCACTGGCCAATTTTGATAAAGCGTTATCGCTGGATCCTATGCTGGTCGATGCCTGGGTACGAAAAGGTGTTACTTTAGCAGATGTGGGCGAATATAACGAGGCAGCAGGGTGCTTTAATGAAGCAGTGAGACTGAGCCCTCGATATTTTAAAGCTCTTTATAACCGGGGAAAACTGAGATATAAACTGGAGGACTTTGACGGTGCTGTTTCGGACTTAAGCAAATCGGTGGATTTGAAACCGCAGAACGCTACAGCTCATGACCGTTTAGGAGACGCGTTTTCTAAATTGGGTAATGTGGATATGGCTACGCGCCATTGGGTGATAGCCGAGACGCTACGTGAGAATAAACAACGTAAATAA
- a CDS encoding OmpP1/FadL family transporter — protein sequence MKKIYVALLSAFFCPSLLLAQGATDAFNISQTDLKGTARFMSMGGAFGALGGDITTLIQNPAGLGVYRNSELAVTLDFSNQSTGNKIDGFNSTDNRFKFSCNNFGYIAAINLNSDVSPYINFGVSYNRTKSFERTYQGYYGSLNTSMSNYIANVTNGISANDLGYDLDSNGNPVYNGGYDPYGNAPWLSVLGYNSFLISPTAEDNTLYDGIFSRGSSTGSGTYRARERGDISEFSFNFGGNIYDVLYYGIGVGVTNFDYRLESNYSERINNGVILGSEKEVVSGEYNIANRLVMDGNGVNFKMGVILRPIDNIRLGFAFHTPTYYTMTNRMGVSSAYNFGKSYQGVQPNSAVPVLEDAYDYDFQSPWRFIASAAYLFGRRGLVSFDYEYTNYPGMSLDSHNYDYRNENNDIKIYYKSGSTFRVGGEYRLTNQLSLRLGYSYQTSPVKQQVLNGREIVYTSGTNTAYTLDRSIQYYTGGLGYRFSNLYLDLAYIFRLQKQDFLPFSGTYDYRNHWDAPEVGKLTSTTNSFVFTLGFKF from the coding sequence ATGAAAAAGATATATGTAGCTTTGTTAAGCGCTTTTTTCTGCCCCTCCTTGTTATTGGCACAGGGTGCAACAGACGCATTTAATATTTCTCAAACCGATTTGAAAGGTACTGCCCGTTTTATGAGTATGGGCGGAGCCTTTGGTGCTTTAGGCGGAGATATAACTACCTTGATCCAAAATCCCGCTGGTTTGGGTGTTTATAGAAATTCCGAACTGGCTGTTACACTGGACTTTTCCAATCAGTCGACAGGAAATAAAATAGATGGTTTCAATAGTACCGACAACCGTTTTAAATTCAGTTGCAATAATTTTGGCTATATCGCGGCGATCAATCTTAATTCCGACGTTTCTCCATATATCAATTTCGGTGTTTCTTATAATCGGACTAAATCATTTGAACGCACCTACCAGGGATATTATGGAAGTCTAAATACTTCGATGTCTAATTATATCGCCAATGTGACAAATGGTATTTCTGCAAATGACCTGGGCTATGACTTGGACAGCAATGGTAATCCCGTTTATAATGGAGGCTATGACCCCTATGGTAATGCTCCCTGGTTAAGCGTTTTAGGTTATAATTCATTTCTTATAAGTCCGACTGCGGAGGATAATACATTATATGACGGTATATTTTCCAGAGGCAGTTCTACTGGTTCCGGAACATACCGGGCGCGTGAAAGAGGTGACATTAGCGAATTTTCATTCAATTTCGGTGGAAATATTTATGATGTGTTGTACTATGGTATTGGAGTTGGAGTTACAAATTTCGACTATCGTTTAGAATCCAATTATAGCGAAAGAATAAATAACGGTGTTATTTTGGGAAGTGAAAAAGAAGTGGTTTCCGGGGAATATAATATTGCTAACCGGTTGGTTATGGATGGTAACGGAGTTAATTTCAAGATGGGAGTTATATTACGACCGATAGATAATATCAGGCTCGGTTTTGCATTTCATACTCCTACATATTATACCATGACGAACCGGATGGGTGTAAGCAGTGCCTATAATTTCGGAAAATCGTATCAGGGAGTTCAGCCTAATTCTGCCGTTCCTGTTTTGGAAGATGCGTATGATTATGATTTTCAGTCTCCCTGGCGTTTTATAGCCAGTGCCGCATATTTATTTGGCCGCAGGGGATTAGTCAGTTTTGATTATGAATACACCAACTATCCGGGCATGTCATTGGATTCGCATAATTATGATTATAGGAATGAGAATAACGATATAAAGATATATTATAAGAGCGGTAGTACGTTTCGTGTAGGTGGAGAATACAGATTGACCAATCAGTTAAGTTTACGTTTAGGATATTCATATCAAACTTCCCCCGTAAAGCAGCAGGTTCTGAATGGAAGAGAGATTGTATATACGAGTGGAACGAATACAGCCTATACGCTGGATCGTAGTATTCAATATTACACAGGCGGTTTGGGATATCGTTTTTCTAACTTATATCTTGATTTGGCCTATATATTCCGTTTACAAAAGCAAGATTTTCTCCCGTTTTCAGGAACCTATGATTATAGAAACCATTGGGATGCGCCCGAAGTTGGCAAGCTGACCAGTACTACAAACAGCTTTGTATTCACCTTAGGATTTAAATTCTGA
- a CDS encoding DUF748 domain-containing protein, with translation MNVKLKKGLKITGIILAVVIVLMLLLPFAFKGKIVDVVKKEANKMLNAKLDFEELDLSFFRHFPNASVELNGLSLSGIGDFENDTLISVKSVEMAVDLLSLFGDQGYKVNYIVLDEPSVKAVKLQDGRVNWDIMKPDTASVQEKPDTVSSSSFKLKLKQFKIKNATIAYVDDSTKMQFYTRDLDLKLSGDMSSDVTDIDSKLSCKDIYFSLMNVPYLKNASAEMKLTVNADFSEDKYTFKENSIKLNAIELNLDGWLALLDDGMDMDITLNTPKIQFKDILSLVPAIYQNDFDKLKTSGNIELNAFAKGRMAADVLPEFDISLQVKDGMFSYEGMPKTVDHIVIGSRIYNPGGIADRTTISVDNFSFSMAGNPFKLTLFASTPASDLNFKATASGTLNLNLVKDIFPLGDSIQLNGIIHSDLRFAGKMSDIENERYQNIQGEGNFTVTDMVLTTVQLPKLEIREAVATVTPRAMTLSSFDVILGKSDIQAKGTLSNYLAYFLKDELLTGTLTVTSTLLDLNELMQDGTDAAAPETRQTDSSTVMSAFEVPKNLNLTMNADLKKILFQKMILTDVTGRLFVSGGTVRMAPIGFNAFGGKVLANGSYSTAVNALRPVVDFDLKVSRASFEQTFEQLDMIQKIVPIFSKTGGTYSVDFKMNMPLNSEMSPELNDLTAKGTLQSNDIKLQNIEIFGQLASLLKNDKFKNIEAKDIKISFTIEDGKLQTSPFDLKFGNININFSGMTGLDQTIDYVAKITLPSGTAGGMLSSFSAHIGGTFAKPALKLNAADAVKDAVKSTVASKLLGADNHDIEAQKEAIRKKAEEAGNKLVETARTEGDKLIEKAKNPLAKIAAQTAAKKLLEEAEKQAGKLKEEAEKVIEKEYGPQS, from the coding sequence ATGAATGTGAAGTTAAAAAAAGGATTAAAAATTACAGGTATTATTTTGGCCGTAGTTATTGTACTTATGTTGCTCCTTCCTTTTGCATTTAAAGGGAAAATAGTGGATGTCGTAAAGAAAGAGGCCAATAAAATGCTTAATGCGAAATTAGATTTTGAGGAACTTGATTTGAGTTTTTTCAGACATTTTCCTAATGCTTCCGTTGAATTAAATGGCCTTTCCCTGTCAGGTATCGGCGATTTTGAAAATGATACGTTGATATCCGTAAAGTCTGTTGAAATGGCTGTTGATCTTCTGAGTTTATTCGGAGATCAAGGGTACAAGGTAAATTATATCGTATTGGATGAACCTTCGGTAAAAGCGGTAAAATTACAAGATGGCAGGGTAAACTGGGATATTATGAAGCCGGATACGGCTTCGGTTCAGGAAAAGCCGGATACGGTGTCGTCTTCTTCTTTTAAATTGAAGTTAAAACAATTTAAGATCAAAAATGCGACGATCGCCTATGTCGATGATTCGACAAAGATGCAGTTCTATACACGAGATTTAGATTTGAAGTTATCTGGGGATATGTCCTCCGATGTGACCGATATAGACAGCAAGTTGTCATGTAAAGATATTTACTTTTCTTTAATGAACGTACCTTATCTTAAAAATGCATCTGCCGAAATGAAGCTGACGGTAAATGCCGATTTCTCTGAGGATAAATATACTTTTAAAGAAAATTCCATCAAATTGAATGCGATAGAATTAAATCTTGACGGATGGCTGGCGTTGCTGGACGATGGAATGGATATGGACATAACCTTGAATACGCCTAAGATACAGTTCAAAGATATCTTATCATTGGTCCCGGCTATATACCAGAATGATTTCGATAAATTGAAAACATCGGGAAATATCGAATTAAATGCATTTGCAAAAGGGCGTATGGCGGCTGATGTATTACCTGAATTTGATATATCGTTGCAGGTAAAAGACGGAATGTTTAGCTATGAGGGGATGCCGAAAACCGTCGATCATATTGTTATCGGTTCCCGGATATATAATCCCGGAGGTATTGCCGACAGAACGACTATATCGGTAGATAATTTCAGTTTTAGTATGGCGGGTAACCCTTTTAAGCTGACTTTGTTTGCGAGCACTCCCGCAAGCGATCTGAATTTTAAAGCGACAGCGTCCGGAACTTTGAATCTTAATCTGGTAAAAGATATATTTCCTTTAGGTGATTCCATTCAGTTAAACGGGATTATACATTCCGATTTACGATTTGCCGGAAAAATGTCCGATATAGAAAACGAACGTTATCAAAATATACAAGGGGAAGGGAATTTTACGGTAACTGATATGGTATTGACTACTGTTCAGTTGCCCAAACTGGAGATACGAGAGGCTGTAGCAACGGTAACTCCCAGGGCCATGACATTATCGTCTTTCGATGTCATATTAGGTAAGAGCGATATACAGGCAAAGGGAACATTGTCTAATTATCTGGCTTATTTTCTCAAAGACGAGTTGCTTACAGGAACACTGACGGTTACATCTACTCTTTTGGATTTGAATGAGCTGATGCAGGATGGCACAGATGCCGCAGCTCCCGAAACCCGGCAAACGGACTCTTCGACGGTCATGAGTGCTTTTGAAGTTCCTAAGAACCTGAATTTAACTATGAATGCCGATCTGAAAAAAATCTTGTTTCAAAAAATGATACTGACCGATGTTACCGGGAGATTATTCGTGTCGGGGGGAACTGTGCGTATGGCTCCTATCGGCTTTAATGCTTTTGGAGGCAAGGTTCTGGCTAACGGTTCTTACAGTACTGCCGTGAATGCTTTGAGGCCTGTTGTCGATTTCGATCTCAAAGTAAGCCGGGCATCGTTCGAGCAGACTTTCGAACAATTGGATATGATCCAAAAGATCGTCCCGATATTCTCCAAAACAGGAGGAACTTATTCGGTTGATTTTAAAATGAACATGCCGTTGAATAGTGAAATGTCGCCCGAATTGAATGATCTTACGGCGAAAGGTACTTTACAATCGAATGATATTAAATTGCAGAATATCGAGATATTCGGTCAATTGGCTTCTTTACTTAAAAATGATAAATTTAAAAATATAGAAGCGAAAGATATAAAGATTTCATTTACTATTGAGGACGGAAAATTACAGACTTCTCCTTTCGACCTTAAGTTCGGAAATATAAATATCAATTTTTCGGGGATGACGGGGCTTGACCAGACAATAGATTATGTGGCGAAAATAACTTTACCATCGGGTACTGCCGGAGGAATGTTGAGTAGTTTTTCCGCTCATATCGGAGGAACGTTCGCTAAACCGGCTTTAAAGCTGAATGCTGCGGATGCGGTGAAAGATGCCGTCAAATCAACGGTCGCTTCCAAATTATTAGGTGCAGATAACCATGATATAGAAGCCCAGAAAGAAGCGATACGAAAGAAAGCGGAAGAAGCAGGTAATAAACTTGTAGAGACGGCAAGAACAGAAGGCGATAAATTGATAGAAAAGGCGAAAAATCCGTTGGCGAAGATCGCCGCCCAGACAGCTGCTAAAAAGTTGTTGGAAGAAGCCGAAAAACAGGCTGGAAAATTAAAGGAAGAAGCCGAAAAAGTAATTGAAAAAGAATACGGCCCGCAGTCATAA
- a CDS encoding HdeD family acid-resistance protein, protein MMDISTINFWGKTKYWWVVVILGLLLIPCGFWLWFQPVIGYAVISTLLGWGLVLAGVVQLLVAGNVKRKATGWGWWLAGGIIDIFIGFVLIGNLSLSETILPFFFAFVFLYKGLSNLFSAFGMTSSYKYWWLYLINGILLLVIAFLFMYSPFTAAYSIVFLCAIVFVYWGFSLILFAYDLRPRVGDGTDNSQRTGSDLL, encoded by the coding sequence ATGATGGACATTTCAACAATTAATTTCTGGGGAAAGACCAAATATTGGTGGGTAGTAGTCATATTGGGATTGCTGTTGATTCCCTGTGGTTTCTGGTTGTGGTTTCAACCGGTGATAGGGTATGCTGTAATTTCCACTCTGTTAGGGTGGGGGCTTGTACTGGCCGGAGTAGTACAATTATTGGTCGCTGGTAATGTGAAGCGCAAAGCAACCGGTTGGGGCTGGTGGCTCGCAGGAGGCATAATTGATATTTTTATCGGTTTTGTTTTGATAGGTAATCTTTCTCTGAGCGAAACCATCTTACCTTTCTTTTTTGCCTTTGTGTTTTTATATAAAGGTTTGAGTAATTTATTCTCGGCTTTCGGTATGACCTCTTCTTATAAATACTGGTGGCTGTACCTGATAAACGGTATATTATTGCTTGTCATAGCTTTCTTGTTTATGTATTCACCTTTCACAGCGGCATATTCGATCGTATTCTTATGTGCTATTGTGTTTGTTTATTGGGGCTTTTCCCTTATTTTGTTCGCTTATGATCTTCGCCCCCGCGTAGGTGATGGTACTGATAATTCGCAACGAACAGGTTCCGATTTACTATAA
- a CDS encoding heavy metal translocating P-type ATPase, which produces MSTCSCHTHYHAEENIICGIRNYLRSVLSGIMLVLGIIAGKLEPEWLDNSLLYFTWYLLAYLLVGMPVMKEAAESIRNRDYFSEFTLMCIATIGAFYIGEYPEGVAVMLFYSIGELFQERAVNKARRNIKALLDVRPDTATVLRDGKKIEVSPSDVRIGEVLEIKVGERVPLDGKMLNGEASFDTSALTGESMPREIQAGEEVLAGMIVADRVVEIEVVRSYEQSALARILELVQNASERKAPAELFIRKFARIYTPIVVVLAFLIILCPLLYSLVQPSFVFVFDEWLYKALVFLVISCPCALVISIPLGYFGGIGAASKQGILFKGGNYLDAITKVNTIAFDKTGTLTNARFDVKEVHAAEPYDEVELVSMIAAAEKSSNHPIAKAIMDYTVSRGIKVGESTAVKEMAGYGLSANIASQEILVGGLRLLQMNRISYPASLDCVPETVVACAAGGKYAGYILLADDMKDDAADTVNELKKLKIGNIEILSGDKQAIVSKLAENLGIAHAYGELLPEGKVKHLESLKADKTSNIAFVGDGINDAPVLAVSHVGIAMGGLGSDAAIETADVVIQTDQPSKVATAIRIGRMTRSIIWQNIALAFAVKLTVLILGAVGLATMWEAVFADVGVALLAILNAIRIQRKKIK; this is translated from the coding sequence ATGAGCACTTGTAGTTGTCATACACATTATCATGCCGAAGAAAATATTATTTGCGGGATTAGAAATTATTTGCGGTCCGTATTATCCGGTATCATGCTTGTGTTGGGTATAATAGCCGGTAAATTGGAACCGGAGTGGCTCGATAATTCGTTATTATATTTTACGTGGTATCTTTTGGCCTATCTCCTTGTCGGAATGCCGGTTATGAAGGAAGCGGCCGAAAGTATTCGGAACCGGGATTATTTTAGTGAATTTACGTTGATGTGTATTGCTACGATAGGGGCTTTCTATATCGGTGAATATCCCGAAGGCGTAGCGGTAATGTTGTTTTATTCCATTGGAGAATTATTTCAGGAAAGAGCGGTAAACAAGGCTCGTCGAAATATAAAAGCATTACTGGATGTGCGTCCGGATACAGCTACGGTATTACGGGACGGTAAGAAAATAGAGGTATCCCCTTCTGATGTGAGAATAGGGGAGGTATTGGAAATAAAGGTGGGAGAGCGTGTACCTTTGGACGGGAAAATGCTGAACGGGGAAGCATCATTCGATACCTCGGCTCTTACAGGCGAAAGTATGCCTCGAGAAATACAGGCAGGAGAGGAGGTATTGGCCGGAATGATTGTTGCCGACAGAGTCGTGGAAATAGAGGTTGTACGTTCTTATGAACAAAGTGCGCTGGCCCGTATACTGGAATTGGTCCAGAATGCTTCGGAACGGAAAGCCCCGGCAGAACTGTTCATACGAAAATTTGCCCGTATTTATACTCCGATTGTGGTTGTTTTGGCTTTTCTCATTATTCTGTGTCCGCTTTTGTATTCACTTGTTCAGCCTTCTTTCGTGTTTGTTTTTGACGAATGGTTATATAAAGCTTTAGTCTTTCTGGTAATTTCTTGTCCTTGCGCTTTGGTCATAAGTATTCCGTTAGGATATTTCGGTGGAATAGGGGCGGCCTCCAAACAAGGGATATTGTTTAAAGGAGGAAATTACCTGGATGCTATAACAAAAGTCAATACGATAGCTTTTGATAAGACCGGAACTTTGACAAACGCCCGGTTCGATGTGAAGGAAGTACATGCTGCCGAACCGTATGATGAAGTAGAATTGGTTTCCATGATCGCAGCAGCCGAAAAGTCAAGTAATCATCCGATTGCTAAGGCTATTATGGACTATACGGTTTCCAGAGGAATCAAGGTGGGAGAAAGTACGGCTGTAAAAGAAATGGCCGGTTACGGGTTATCGGCAAACATCGCTTCACAGGAAATACTTGTCGGCGGACTGCGGTTATTACAGATGAACCGGATCTCATATCCCGCTTCCCTGGATTGTGTACCTGAAACGGTCGTGGCTTGTGCTGCAGGCGGAAAATATGCCGGTTATATTCTTTTGGCAGATGACATGAAAGACGATGCTGCCGATACGGTTAATGAATTAAAAAAATTAAAGATTGGTAATATTGAAATATTATCGGGGGATAAACAAGCTATTGTTTCTAAATTAGCTGAGAATTTAGGAATAGCACATGCTTATGGAGAATTGCTCCCGGAAGGAAAGGTGAAACATCTGGAATCATTGAAGGCGGATAAAACGAGTAATATAGCGTTCGTGGGGGATGGGATCAATGATGCGCCGGTATTGGCGGTCAGCCATGTAGGTATCGCTATGGGTGGCTTAGGCAGTGATGCTGCTATAGAGACGGCAGATGTAGTTATCCAGACCGATCAGCCCAGTAAGGTAGCTACCGCTATTCGGATAGGGCGGATGACCAGGAGCATTATCTGGCAAAATATAGCTTTGGCTTTTGCGGTCAAACTGACGGTTCTGATTCTGGGAGCCGTTGGTCTTGCTACTATGTGGGAAGCTGTATTTGCCGATGTGGGCGTTGCTCTGTTGGCGATTCTGAACGCTATACGCATACAGAGAAAAAAAATTAAATAA
- a CDS encoding abortive infection system antitoxin AbiGi family protein translates to MEKGNATSLFHYTNTFENLTGILRKGFLPNYCREVMPDGNILGIPMVSFCDIPLTRAGEHRSRYGKFAVGLGEKWGTMQDLNPILYIKSAHLKSSMQSLVLSMENSRMLRHEKIEELRHDPKYKDIFVGFSDALNSSELLKLIDEKDRHLFSFIGESVDVSTLHQMQGYMKLHSFTDDKGRVIYNYDDREWRYVVSGSSEKERWLRGENEYNNWRGKTDKPKPRSTFAPLRFTAHDVQYILVEKESESLKLIDAVNRMKTIGGNEVADDSDRQLLLTKVLSVERLSRDF, encoded by the coding sequence ATGGAAAAAGGAAATGCTACCTCGCTTTTTCATTATACGAATACTTTTGAAAATCTTACCGGTATTCTTCGTAAAGGTTTTTTGCCTAATTATTGCCGGGAGGTGATGCCGGACGGAAACATATTAGGTATTCCCATGGTATCTTTTTGTGATATTCCCCTTACCAGAGCGGGCGAACATAGGAGCCGCTATGGTAAATTTGCCGTAGGTCTGGGTGAGAAATGGGGTACTATGCAGGATTTAAATCCTATTTTGTATATAAAATCCGCTCATTTAAAAAGTAGTATGCAAAGCCTGGTCCTGTCTATGGAAAATTCAAGGATGCTCAGACATGAAAAGATAGAAGAACTGCGTCATGATCCTAAGTACAAAGATATCTTTGTCGGGTTTTCAGATGCCTTGAATTCTTCGGAGCTGCTTAAACTAATTGACGAGAAGGACAGACATCTCTTTTCCTTCATAGGAGAATCTGTAGATGTGAGTACTCTGCATCAGATGCAGGGATACATGAAATTACATTCTTTTACCGATGATAAAGGCCGGGTAATTTATAATTACGATGACAGGGAATGGCGTTATGTCGTATCGGGAAGTAGTGAGAAGGAACGATGGCTCAGGGGTGAGAACGAATATAACAATTGGAGAGGAAAGACAGATAAGCCGAAACCCCGTTCGACGTTCGCTCCCTTGCGTTTTACAGCACACGATGTCCAATACATTTTGGTAGAAAAAGAGTCGGAGTCGTTGAAACTGATAGATGCGGTAAACCGCATGAAAACGATTGGCGGGAATGAAGTAGCGGATGATTCGGATCGTCAGTTATTACTTACTAAAGTATTGAGCGTAGAACGTCTTTCCAGGGATTTTTGA
- a CDS encoding tRNA1(Val) (adenine(37)-N6)-methyltransferase produces MSNPFFQFKRFTVYHDLCAMKVGTDGVLLGAWCEVKKSRHILDIGAGTGLICLMAAQRSDAGIDGVEIDPLACTQARENVLRSPWPDRIRLYNESFQEFSKHTDIKYDLIVSNPPYFEESVLPDEHTRINARHTVSLNYDDIFRCSADILAATGRISLIFPFSMEEQVEKSAMRQGFFPIRKTYVSGTPRSLPKRILEEWGRYESLYESDSLVIEEKRHSYTPEYINLTRDFYLKM; encoded by the coding sequence ATGTCCAATCCTTTTTTTCAATTCAAGCGATTTACAGTTTATCATGATCTGTGTGCGATGAAAGTCGGTACCGATGGTGTATTGCTGGGTGCGTGGTGCGAAGTAAAAAAGAGCCGTCATATTTTAGATATAGGAGCCGGTACAGGACTTATATGTCTTATGGCAGCTCAGCGTTCCGATGCCGGGATTGACGGGGTGGAAATCGACCCTCTCGCTTGTACACAAGCGAGAGAGAATGTATTGCGTTCTCCCTGGCCTGACAGAATAAGGTTATATAATGAATCATTTCAGGAATTTTCGAAACATACGGATATAAAATATGACCTTATTGTTTCTAATCCTCCTTATTTCGAAGAATCGGTATTGCCCGATGAACACACCCGTATAAATGCCCGGCATACGGTATCTCTCAATTACGATGATATTTTTCGTTGTTCTGCTGACATACTGGCAGCAACCGGGCGTATTTCTTTAATTTTTCCTTTTTCTATGGAAGAGCAAGTAGAGAAGAGTGCTATGCGGCAAGGATTCTTTCCTATACGTAAAACATATGTGTCCGGTACTCCCCGGAGCTTACCTAAACGTATTTTGGAAGAATGGGGAAGATATGAGAGTTTATATGAGAGCGATTCATTGGTAATAGAGGAAAAGAGACATTCCTATACTCCTGAATATATAAATCTTACACGGGATTTTTATCTTAAAATGTAA